In Nocardioides sp. zg-1228, a single window of DNA contains:
- a CDS encoding glycosyltransferase family 4 protein has translation MTDHDELAGRHVAFLSWRDTRNPEGGGAERYLEKMAHGLVARGADVTIFCAAHAAAPPEEVVDGVRFVRRGSKLSVYAEGFRALARGRLGPVDLVVDVQNGLPFFTRAATRAPVVVLVHHVHREQWPVVYPGLVGKVGWAVEHRLAPWLYRSSQYVAVSRATRDELATLGVDRRRIAVVHNGTDPVVGSGTGTSAHPMVAVVGRLVPHKQVEHAIDAALTLRERYPDLRLHVVGGGWWEAELHRYASERGASDTIVFEGHVDERRKHEIYEQAWTLALPSLKEGWGLVVGEAGMHRTPTVAYRSAGGTRESIAHDRSGVLVDRQQDFVEALGALLGDPALRARLGDGALEMSHRFTWEHAQESFAHVVAAVLRGERVDAQDPDAE, from the coding sequence ATGACCGACCACGACGAGCTCGCGGGCCGCCATGTGGCCTTCCTCAGCTGGCGCGACACCCGCAACCCCGAGGGCGGCGGCGCCGAGCGCTACCTCGAGAAGATGGCGCACGGGCTGGTCGCGCGCGGCGCCGACGTCACCATCTTCTGCGCCGCCCACGCCGCGGCTCCGCCCGAGGAGGTCGTCGACGGCGTCCGCTTCGTCCGGCGCGGGTCCAAGCTCAGCGTCTACGCCGAGGGCTTCCGCGCGCTCGCCCGGGGCCGGCTCGGGCCGGTCGACCTCGTGGTCGACGTGCAGAACGGCCTGCCGTTCTTCACCCGGGCCGCCACCCGCGCACCCGTCGTCGTGCTCGTGCACCACGTGCACCGCGAGCAGTGGCCGGTCGTCTACCCGGGCCTCGTCGGCAAGGTGGGCTGGGCCGTCGAGCACCGGCTCGCACCATGGCTCTACCGCTCCAGTCAGTACGTCGCGGTGTCCCGGGCCACCCGCGACGAGCTCGCCACCCTCGGCGTGGACCGACGCCGCATCGCCGTCGTGCACAACGGCACCGACCCCGTCGTCGGCTCCGGGACGGGCACGTCGGCGCACCCCATGGTCGCGGTCGTCGGCCGGCTGGTCCCGCACAAGCAGGTGGAGCACGCGATCGACGCCGCCCTCACGCTGCGCGAGCGGTACCCCGACCTGCGCCTGCACGTCGTGGGCGGCGGGTGGTGGGAGGCCGAGCTGCACCGCTACGCGTCCGAGCGTGGCGCGAGCGACACGATCGTCTTCGAGGGGCACGTCGACGAGCGGCGCAAGCACGAGATCTACGAGCAGGCGTGGACACTGGCCCTCCCCTCGCTGAAAGAGGGGTGGGGGCTCGTCGTCGGCGAGGCCGGCATGCACCGCACACCCACCGTGGCCTACCGCTCAGCAGGCGGCACGCGCGAGTCGATCGCCCACGACCGCTCGGGGGTGCTGGTGGACCGGCAGCAGGACTTCGTCGAGGCCCTGGGGGCGCTGCTCGGCGACCCGGCGCTGCGGGCCCGCCTGGGCGACGGGGCGCTCGAGATGAGTCACCGGTTCACGTGGGAGCACGCGCAGGAGTCGTTCGCCCACGTCGTGGCGGCCGTGCTGCGTGGCGAGAGGGTCGACGCCCAGGACCCCGACGCCGAGTGA
- a CDS encoding class I SAM-dependent methyltransferase, protein MLTRNPPWRADLSRSLHLFREFRHEQSDPARFYTALARDSALQVSQYHDLHGQLMLDVGGGPGYFRQAFESAGASYVALDADAGELAGTGEIDARTVLGSGMQLPFRDASVDVCYSSNVLEHVEQPWRMAEEMVRVTRPGGLVFISYTTWWGPWGGHETAPWHYLGGRRARRRYARRHSHEPKNRFGESLFAVSVADGLRWARTQQGADVVHVLPRYNPWWSRWLLRVPGLREVVTWNLVLVLRRR, encoded by the coding sequence GTGCTGACGAGGAACCCGCCGTGGCGCGCCGACCTCTCCCGGTCGCTGCACCTGTTCCGGGAGTTCCGGCACGAGCAGTCCGACCCGGCGCGGTTCTACACCGCGCTGGCCCGTGACTCCGCCCTCCAGGTCTCCCAGTACCACGACCTGCACGGCCAGCTGATGCTCGACGTCGGGGGAGGGCCGGGCTACTTCCGGCAGGCGTTCGAGTCGGCGGGGGCCTCCTACGTCGCCCTCGATGCGGACGCCGGCGAGCTGGCCGGGACGGGTGAGATCGACGCGCGCACCGTCCTCGGCAGCGGCATGCAGCTCCCGTTCCGCGACGCGTCCGTGGACGTGTGCTACTCCTCCAACGTGCTCGAGCACGTCGAGCAGCCGTGGCGGATGGCGGAGGAGATGGTGCGGGTCACCCGGCCCGGCGGGCTGGTCTTCATCAGCTACACCACCTGGTGGGGCCCGTGGGGCGGGCACGAGACGGCGCCGTGGCACTACCTGGGGGGCCGCCGGGCCCGGCGCCGGTACGCTCGCCGCCACAGCCACGAGCCCAAGAACCGGTTCGGCGAGTCGCTGTTCGCGGTCTCTGTCGCCGACGGACTGCGGTGGGCACGCACCCAGCAGGGGGCCGACGTCGTGCACGTGCTCCCGCGCTACAACCCGTGGTGGAGCCGCTGGCTCCTACGGGTGCCCGGACTGCGAGAGGTGGTGACGTGGAACCTCGTGCTCGTGCTGAGGAGGAGGTGA
- a CDS encoding alpha-(1->3)-arabinofuranosyltransferase: MEPRARAEEEVTRARTTWRWRLTAGCVLLLGLAMTQSPGLLVADTKLDLAIAPWDFLSRAAHLWDGEGAFGQLQNQAYGYLWPMGPFFALGDLLGAPGWVVQRLWTALVLCVAFVGAARLARALGVRSDLACVLGGVAYALSPRMLTVIGPSSIEVWPMALVPWVLLPLVVGAERGSPRRAAALSALAIAMVGGVNAAATSAVLPLGVLWLLTRTPGPRRRQMMIWWPVFTLLATLWWLVPLFLLGSYSPPFLDFIESSANTTFPTTLFDALRGTSNWVPYVDAGSRAGNDLLRQAHLVLNSAVVMLLGLVGLALRRNPHRGFLLSGLLVGLVLVTMGHLGQVQGWFAPQLQDLLDGVLAPLRNVHKFDPVVRLPMVVGLAFVVDELVARRSALARDHSPGAIAQRVTLVPLVGICVVGVLGASLPAAVGRVAPAGGFADVPGYWAAAADWLAEDQDEGTALLVPGSSFGTYVWGSPRDEPFQSLADKPWAVRNAVPLAPAGNIRMLDAVESRLAQGRGGAGLARLLARSGVSHVVVRNDLTRTADVPDPVLVHQALDESPGIERVRSFGPLIGGAPRIEGELGKAMVNGGWQDEYPAIEIYAVRAEVSRVSSTDRPTVVVGGPEDLGDLAELGVLGTAPALLAADEQDIDPSWPVVLTDGMRAVERNFGRLHDSTSQTRTIDQPRNLPSRSPDYKVGDGTRWSTWAELDGATSVTASSSQSDANSPGAVQPGAMPFAAIDDDPRSTWVSGPGSVLGHWWQLDLGAPAYPGRTSITVGADHGREVLQVRTDEWTSPLLTFEPGDTRTVTIPGPTRVLRIEDQSGRPDNRLSLADVSVAGLDLDRTLVMPAAPEGAAPPAAVVMRRVRDDRTGCARVATNVRCRAGQAAADEEPLGFARRFTLPRPMTTTARIAISADPGEAWDAYLFDDQPVSVSASSTVAPDPRARAVAAVDGTASTTWIADSDDIRPELTLNWLGRRKITGLSIAVDPGAAARLPEVLELTWPGGTRTVRPNKRGTVRFPPIRTTRLALRVIEAEPATDIAFDGSMSSVPVGISELRLRGLPLVPFLLPDSDRTTACGTGPRVRINETTYDTRVTANPAALYDGATGRAELCGVDELELRAGANEVEVEAGGGFVVDSVVLGDAPAASAQGLSSTMDSPTRLLAGAPEAGRHLVTGMNVNPGWTADAGSQPLESATYDGWRQGWRLDAGAGERVDAKFTPDTAYRAALLVGGVALLLLLLLLLRSDARRRDLPPVAGRRGSSIVAAATALAAGGVLAGTPGLLVAAASAAAGALVHRRAPTTGSAWLVGVLLLPAAASYVVRPWGANAGWAGSWGWPHYLVLAAVCSVLGALALDSSRRHRSAIRADGTSITR; this comes from the coding sequence GTGGAACCTCGTGCTCGTGCTGAGGAGGAGGTGACCCGCGCCCGCACGACGTGGCGCTGGCGGCTGACCGCCGGCTGCGTGCTGCTGCTCGGCCTGGCCATGACCCAGTCGCCGGGCCTGCTCGTGGCCGACACCAAGCTCGACCTGGCGATCGCTCCGTGGGACTTCCTGTCGCGCGCCGCCCACCTGTGGGACGGCGAGGGCGCGTTCGGCCAGCTCCAGAACCAGGCCTACGGCTACCTGTGGCCGATGGGACCGTTCTTCGCGCTCGGCGACCTCCTCGGCGCGCCCGGCTGGGTGGTGCAGCGCCTCTGGACGGCGCTCGTGCTGTGCGTCGCGTTCGTCGGCGCGGCCCGACTCGCGCGCGCCCTCGGGGTGCGCTCCGACCTGGCCTGCGTCCTCGGCGGCGTGGCGTACGCGCTGTCGCCGCGCATGCTCACCGTCATCGGGCCCAGCTCCATCGAGGTCTGGCCGATGGCGCTCGTCCCCTGGGTGCTGCTCCCGCTCGTCGTGGGCGCGGAGCGCGGCTCCCCCCGGCGGGCCGCGGCGCTGTCGGCGCTGGCGATCGCGATGGTCGGCGGCGTCAACGCGGCGGCCACCAGCGCCGTGCTGCCGCTCGGGGTCCTCTGGCTGCTCACCCGCACCCCGGGCCCCCGCCGGCGCCAGATGATGATCTGGTGGCCGGTCTTCACCCTGCTGGCCACGCTGTGGTGGCTCGTCCCGCTCTTCCTGCTCGGCAGCTACAGCCCTCCCTTCCTCGACTTCATCGAGTCGAGCGCCAACACCACGTTCCCGACGACGCTCTTCGACGCGCTCCGGGGCACGTCGAACTGGGTCCCGTACGTCGACGCGGGATCTCGGGCAGGCAACGACCTCCTGCGGCAGGCGCACCTCGTCCTCAACAGCGCCGTGGTCATGCTGTTGGGCCTGGTGGGACTGGCGCTGCGTCGAAACCCGCACCGTGGCTTCCTGCTCTCGGGGCTGCTCGTGGGGCTCGTCCTCGTCACGATGGGACACCTCGGACAGGTGCAGGGGTGGTTCGCCCCCCAGCTGCAGGACCTGCTCGACGGGGTGCTCGCGCCCTTGCGCAACGTCCACAAGTTCGACCCGGTGGTCCGCCTGCCCATGGTCGTGGGACTCGCGTTCGTCGTCGATGAGCTGGTGGCTCGCCGGTCCGCGCTGGCCCGTGACCACAGCCCCGGCGCGATCGCTCAGCGGGTGACGCTGGTCCCACTGGTGGGGATCTGCGTCGTCGGGGTCCTGGGCGCTTCATTGCCAGCGGCGGTAGGTCGCGTCGCGCCGGCCGGCGGGTTCGCCGACGTCCCCGGATACTGGGCCGCTGCCGCAGACTGGCTCGCGGAGGACCAGGACGAGGGCACTGCGCTCCTGGTCCCGGGCTCGTCCTTCGGCACCTACGTCTGGGGGTCGCCCCGCGACGAGCCCTTCCAGTCGCTGGCCGACAAGCCGTGGGCGGTCCGCAACGCCGTGCCGCTCGCGCCGGCGGGCAACATCCGCATGCTCGACGCCGTGGAGTCTCGGCTCGCGCAGGGGCGCGGTGGTGCCGGTCTGGCCCGTCTGCTCGCGCGCTCGGGGGTCAGCCACGTCGTGGTGCGCAACGACCTGACCCGCACGGCCGACGTCCCGGACCCCGTGCTCGTGCACCAGGCACTCGACGAGTCGCCCGGCATCGAGCGTGTGCGGTCGTTCGGTCCCCTCATCGGCGGCGCACCCCGGATCGAGGGTGAGCTCGGCAAGGCCATGGTCAACGGTGGATGGCAGGACGAGTACCCCGCGATCGAGATCTACGCCGTGCGGGCCGAGGTCTCACGCGTCTCGTCGACGGACCGTCCCACGGTGGTCGTCGGGGGCCCCGAGGACCTCGGTGACCTAGCCGAGCTCGGGGTGCTCGGCACCGCCCCCGCGCTGCTCGCGGCTGACGAGCAGGACATCGATCCCTCATGGCCCGTCGTGCTGACCGACGGGATGCGTGCCGTGGAGCGCAACTTCGGGCGGTTGCACGACTCGACGTCCCAGACCCGCACGATCGACCAGCCGCGAAACCTGCCCAGCCGGTCGCCGGACTACAAAGTGGGCGACGGCACCCGTTGGTCGACGTGGGCCGAGCTGGACGGTGCCACGAGCGTCACTGCCTCGAGCTCTCAGTCCGACGCCAACTCGCCGGGGGCCGTGCAGCCCGGCGCGATGCCCTTCGCAGCCATCGACGACGACCCGCGATCCACGTGGGTCTCCGGCCCTGGCTCGGTCCTGGGGCACTGGTGGCAGCTCGACCTGGGTGCGCCGGCCTACCCGGGGCGTACCTCGATCACGGTCGGGGCCGACCACGGGCGCGAGGTGCTCCAGGTCCGCACCGACGAGTGGACCAGCCCGCTGCTGACCTTCGAGCCCGGCGACACCCGCACGGTCACCATCCCAGGACCCACCCGTGTCCTGCGCATCGAGGACCAGTCCGGCCGACCGGACAACCGGCTGTCACTCGCTGACGTGAGCGTCGCGGGACTGGACCTCGACCGAACCCTGGTCATGCCCGCCGCGCCGGAGGGCGCAGCCCCACCCGCAGCTGTGGTCATGCGTCGGGTGCGGGACGACCGGACGGGGTGCGCCCGAGTGGCGACGAACGTTCGGTGCCGCGCAGGCCAGGCGGCCGCCGACGAGGAACCGCTCGGCTTCGCGCGCCGCTTCACCCTGCCGCGGCCGATGACCACCACCGCCCGGATCGCGATCTCGGCCGACCCGGGAGAGGCCTGGGACGCCTACCTCTTCGACGACCAGCCTGTGTCCGTTTCCGCGTCCAGCACAGTGGCACCGGACCCGCGGGCACGCGCGGTCGCGGCGGTGGACGGAACGGCATCGACGACCTGGATCGCGGACTCCGATGACATTCGACCGGAGCTGACGCTCAACTGGCTGGGCAGGCGGAAGATCACCGGGCTGTCCATCGCGGTCGATCCGGGCGCCGCCGCGCGCCTCCCCGAGGTGCTCGAGCTCACCTGGCCCGGAGGCACTCGGACGGTGCGCCCCAACAAGCGCGGCACGGTGCGATTCCCGCCGATCCGCACGACGCGCCTGGCGCTCCGTGTGATCGAGGCCGAGCCGGCGACGGACATCGCATTCGACGGCTCGATGTCGTCCGTGCCAGTCGGAATTTCCGAGCTGCGCCTGCGCGGGCTACCGCTCGTGCCGTTCCTTCTCCCGGACTCCGACCGCACCACCGCCTGCGGGACCGGACCCCGCGTGCGGATCAACGAGACGACGTACGACACGCGGGTCACGGCGAACCCTGCCGCGCTGTACGACGGGGCGACCGGACGCGCCGAGCTGTGCGGTGTCGACGAGCTGGAGCTGCGAGCCGGTGCCAACGAGGTCGAGGTCGAGGCCGGCGGCGGCTTCGTCGTCGACTCGGTCGTGCTCGGGGACGCCCCCGCGGCTTCGGCGCAAGGACTCTCGTCGACGATGGACTCGCCCACCCGGCTGCTGGCAGGCGCGCCGGAGGCTGGCCGCCACCTCGTCACGGGCATGAACGTCAACCCGGGGTGGACCGCCGACGCGGGGTCGCAACCACTCGAGTCGGCGACCTACGACGGATGGCGCCAGGGGTGGCGACTGGATGCCGGAGCAGGGGAGCGCGTGGACGCCAAGTTCACCCCTGACACGGCCTACCGCGCTGCCCTCCTGGTGGGTGGGGTGGCCCTGCTGCTCCTGCTGCTCCTGCTGCTCCGGTCTGACGCGAGGCGGAGGGACCTTCCCCCGGTAGCCGGACGACGCGGCTCATCCATCGTTGCCGCGGCCACCGCGCTCGCGGCTGGCGGCGTGCTCGCGGGGACACCCGGCCTGCTCGTCGCCGCGGCGTCGGCGGCCGCAGGAGCGCTGGTGCACCGCCGGGCACCTACCACGGGTTCGGCGTGGCTGGTCGGCGTCCTGTTGCTCCCGGCAGCTGCGTCGTACGTCGTGCGTCCGTGGGGCGCCAACGCGGGGTGGGCGGGCTCGTGGGGCTGGCCCCACTACCTCGTGCTGGCCGCGGTCTGCTCGGTCCTCGGCGCGCTCGCCCTCGACTCCTCACGACGCCACCGATCCGCGATCCGGGCTGACGGCACCTCGATCACGCGGTAG
- a CDS encoding acyltransferase has protein sequence MKLPRSPRWRAASPHADPAVEFPVLDTLRAIGALAVLTTHTAFQSGDYLRNGVWGTILARLDVGVAIFFVLSGFLLSRPWLARAADSARPPSTRRYYEKRLLRIYPVYLVTVVIALVLIPDNEGAGLGTWVSSLLLADPYTSEKLPHGLTQMWSLTAEAAFYVLLPILMRLAIGSGRGLRPWRVLAVATGMVAVNVLWIYVLAGLVQDHTDGAPGLWLPAFASWFAVGIVLALVQVLHDRGQLPVRARAIVDVARMPGVCWAIIGGLVLVAATPVAGPVMFQVGSDGQIFAKHLLYAVIGGLMVLTGVFADRAGTYARVMSWPLLRHLGHISYGVFCIHLAMLSLIYAVTDYSVFSGDGLPVWALSVVLSVLAAELLYRVIEVPSARIADRWRREESRASAPRTEQTAASTR, from the coding sequence ATGAAGTTGCCGAGGTCGCCACGTTGGAGGGCCGCGTCGCCTCACGCTGACCCGGCAGTCGAGTTCCCCGTCCTCGACACGCTGCGCGCGATCGGGGCGCTCGCCGTCCTGACGACGCACACCGCGTTCCAGTCCGGCGACTACCTCCGCAACGGGGTCTGGGGGACGATCCTCGCGCGTCTGGACGTGGGCGTGGCGATCTTCTTCGTGCTGTCCGGATTCCTCCTCTCCCGGCCATGGCTCGCGCGCGCGGCCGACTCGGCCCGTCCGCCCTCGACGCGGCGCTACTACGAGAAGCGCCTGCTGCGGATCTACCCGGTCTACCTCGTGACGGTGGTGATCGCGCTCGTCCTGATCCCGGACAACGAAGGCGCCGGGCTCGGCACCTGGGTCTCGTCACTGCTTCTCGCCGACCCCTACACGTCCGAGAAGCTGCCCCACGGACTGACACAGATGTGGAGCCTGACCGCGGAGGCGGCGTTCTACGTGCTGCTGCCGATCCTGATGCGGCTGGCCATCGGATCGGGCCGGGGCTTGCGCCCGTGGCGGGTGCTCGCCGTGGCGACGGGAATGGTCGCCGTCAACGTCCTGTGGATCTACGTCCTCGCCGGCCTGGTGCAGGACCACACCGACGGAGCCCCCGGGCTGTGGCTCCCGGCGTTCGCCTCGTGGTTCGCCGTAGGGATCGTCCTCGCGTTGGTCCAGGTGCTGCACGACCGCGGACAGCTCCCCGTCCGTGCGCGTGCGATCGTCGACGTCGCCCGGATGCCTGGCGTCTGTTGGGCGATCATCGGCGGCCTGGTGCTCGTGGCCGCGACGCCGGTGGCCGGCCCGGTCATGTTCCAGGTCGGGAGCGACGGTCAGATCTTCGCCAAGCACCTGCTCTACGCGGTGATCGGTGGCCTGATGGTCCTCACCGGGGTGTTCGCCGACCGAGCAGGCACCTATGCGAGGGTCATGTCGTGGCCGCTCCTGCGGCACCTCGGCCACATCTCCTACGGGGTGTTCTGCATCCACCTCGCGATGCTGTCGTTGATCTACGCCGTCACCGACTACTCCGTGTTCAGCGGCGACGGGTTGCCTGTCTGGGCGCTGAGCGTCGTGCTCAGCGTCCTCGCCGCCGAGCTGCTCTACCGCGTGATCGAGGTGCCGTCAGCCCGGATCGCGGATCGGTGGCGTCGTGAGGAGTCGAGGGCGAGCGCGCCGAGGACCGAGCAGACCGCGGCCAGCACGAGGTAG
- a CDS encoding nucleotide sugar dehydrogenase yields MSTTFDFDVCIVGGAGHVGFPLAVAFASRGLRVAIHDINDAAVASISDGVAPFLEPGVEGPLAEALASGALIARNDLSLVSCAEVVIVVVGTPVDQYLSPDPEAVPRAVGDLLGQLRAGQLLVLRSTVFPGVTRRVEQLLAGRSGVDLAFCPERIAEGRAMTELFELPQIVSARTPGAVKRAGDLFRRLTDRIVELEPEEAELAKLFTNSWRYIKFAAANQYFMMANDLGLDFARIRDAMTQDYPRAADLPGPGLAAGPCLFKDTMQLASVTGGSFPLGHSAMLVNEGLPDYIVKRIEASHDLSTMTVAILGMAFKAESDDRRSSLSYRLKRVLRFRAGRVLTSDPFVRDDPELLPLDEVLAAADLVVIGAPHEAYRDLPIACEVVDVWNLRGEGSLT; encoded by the coding sequence GTGAGCACCACATTCGACTTCGACGTCTGCATCGTGGGCGGTGCCGGGCACGTCGGCTTCCCGCTCGCGGTCGCCTTCGCCTCGCGCGGCCTCCGCGTGGCCATCCACGACATCAACGACGCCGCCGTCGCGTCGATCAGCGACGGCGTCGCGCCGTTCCTCGAGCCGGGGGTCGAGGGCCCCCTCGCGGAGGCGCTCGCCAGCGGCGCGCTGATCGCCCGCAACGACCTGTCCCTGGTCTCCTGCGCCGAGGTCGTGATCGTCGTGGTGGGCACGCCCGTCGACCAGTACCTCAGTCCCGACCCGGAGGCCGTCCCGCGCGCGGTGGGCGACCTGCTCGGCCAGCTGCGGGCGGGTCAGCTGCTGGTGCTGCGGAGCACGGTGTTCCCCGGGGTCACCCGACGCGTCGAGCAGCTGCTCGCCGGCCGCAGCGGGGTCGACCTGGCGTTCTGCCCCGAGCGGATCGCCGAAGGGCGAGCGATGACCGAGCTCTTCGAGCTCCCGCAGATCGTCTCGGCCCGTACGCCCGGAGCGGTGAAGCGCGCAGGCGACCTGTTCCGCCGGCTCACCGACCGCATCGTCGAGCTCGAGCCCGAGGAGGCCGAGCTGGCCAAGCTGTTCACCAACTCGTGGCGCTACATCAAGTTCGCCGCGGCCAACCAGTACTTCATGATGGCCAACGACCTCGGCCTCGACTTCGCGCGGATCCGCGACGCGATGACGCAGGACTACCCGCGGGCCGCCGACCTGCCCGGGCCGGGCCTGGCCGCCGGGCCGTGCCTGTTCAAGGACACGATGCAGCTGGCGTCGGTGACGGGCGGGTCGTTCCCGCTGGGGCACTCGGCGATGCTGGTCAACGAGGGCCTGCCCGACTACATCGTCAAGCGGATCGAGGCCAGCCACGACCTCTCCACGATGACGGTCGCGATCCTGGGCATGGCGTTCAAGGCCGAGAGCGACGACCGGCGCTCCAGCCTGTCCTACCGGCTCAAGCGCGTGCTGCGGTTCCGCGCCGGACGCGTGCTCACGAGCGACCCCTTCGTCCGTGACGACCCGGAGCTCCTCCCGCTCGACGAGGTCCTGGCCGCGGCCGACCTCGTCGTCATCGGCGCCCCCCACGAGGCCTACCGCGACCTCCCGATCGCGTGCGAGGTCGTCGACGTGTGGAACCTGCGCGGCGAGGGGTCGCTCACGTGA
- a CDS encoding glycosyltransferase family 2 protein — MSATSVSVVIPAYQEDEAIRPVLDRIVDAITLDFEVLVVVDFPDDRTLAAVADHVGGDPRVRTLVSTYGRGPANAIRFGIDNAAHPVVVVTMADGSDDPRLIDPLARLVERGVVVAAASRYAPGGQQVGGPLLKSALSHAAGRSLGMLARVGTDDATNSFKAYDTAFVREVGIDSRTGFEIGLELTAKARRLRRPVAELPTIWLDRTVGHSRFELRAWIPKYLRWYRFAFGPELSLEEVRRRSAAIALRNQQEVHP, encoded by the coding sequence GTGAGCGCGACCAGCGTGTCGGTGGTGATCCCCGCCTACCAGGAGGACGAGGCGATCCGCCCCGTGCTCGACCGCATCGTCGACGCGATCACGCTCGACTTCGAGGTGCTGGTGGTCGTGGACTTCCCCGACGACCGCACCTTGGCGGCGGTCGCCGACCACGTCGGCGGCGACCCCCGCGTCCGCACGCTCGTGAGCACCTACGGCCGCGGCCCGGCCAACGCAATCCGCTTCGGCATCGACAACGCGGCGCACCCGGTGGTCGTGGTGACGATGGCCGACGGCTCGGACGACCCGCGGCTGATCGACCCGCTGGCCCGGCTGGTCGAGCGCGGCGTCGTCGTGGCCGCTGCGTCCCGCTACGCCCCGGGCGGCCAGCAGGTCGGGGGCCCTCTGCTCAAGTCGGCCCTCTCCCACGCGGCCGGGCGCTCGCTCGGGATGCTCGCCCGCGTCGGCACCGACGACGCCACCAACAGCTTCAAGGCCTACGACACCGCGTTCGTGCGCGAGGTCGGCATCGACAGCCGGACCGGGTTCGAGATCGGCCTGGAGCTCACGGCGAAGGCCCGGCGGCTGCGCCGGCCGGTGGCCGAGCTGCCCACGATCTGGCTCGACCGCACCGTCGGGCACTCGCGCTTCGAGCTGAGGGCGTGGATCCCGAAGTACCTCCGGTGGTACCGGTTCGCCTTCGGCCCGGAGCTCTCGCTCGAGGAGGTCCGTCGACGCTCGGCGGCCATCGCCCTCAGGAACCAGCAGGAGGTCCACCCATGA
- a CDS encoding NAD-dependent epimerase/dehydratase family protein codes for MSRVLVTGSAGFIGGYVVEELLARGHEVVGVDNYSKYGPVTKSYDDHPRYTFVEGDVRDVALMERLLDGCEHLVAGAALIGGISYFHAYPYDLLAANERIIAATCDAAIKARATGGLEKVTYLSSSMVFESTTHWPSVEGDERRIPPPLSSYGFQKLAVEYFARAAWDQYGLPFTIVRPFNCVGVGEGRALGDVEIPSGNVKLAMSHVVPDLIQKVLKGQDPLHVLGDGEQVRHYTYGADLARGIVEAMESPAARNDDFNLSTAESTTVRELAAIIWAKVNGDRPLTLEHDPAFEHDVQRRVPDVSKAREVLGFEATTSLDEMLDVVVPWVRQAMADGII; via the coding sequence ATGAGTCGCGTCCTGGTCACCGGCTCGGCCGGCTTCATCGGCGGCTACGTCGTCGAGGAGCTGCTCGCGCGCGGGCACGAGGTGGTCGGGGTGGACAACTACTCCAAGTACGGCCCGGTGACGAAGTCCTATGACGACCACCCGCGCTACACCTTCGTCGAGGGAGACGTGCGCGACGTGGCGCTGATGGAGCGGCTGCTGGACGGGTGCGAGCACCTGGTCGCGGGTGCCGCACTGATCGGCGGCATCTCGTACTTCCATGCCTACCCCTACGACCTGCTCGCCGCCAACGAGCGGATCATCGCGGCCACCTGCGACGCCGCGATCAAGGCCCGCGCGACGGGGGGCCTGGAGAAGGTCACCTACCTGTCGTCGTCGATGGTCTTCGAGTCCACGACGCACTGGCCGTCGGTGGAGGGTGACGAGCGGAGGATCCCACCGCCGTTGTCGTCCTATGGCTTCCAGAAGCTCGCCGTGGAGTACTTCGCTCGGGCCGCGTGGGACCAGTACGGCCTGCCGTTCACGATCGTGCGGCCCTTCAACTGCGTGGGCGTGGGGGAGGGGCGGGCCCTCGGGGACGTCGAGATCCCCAGCGGCAACGTCAAGCTCGCGATGAGCCACGTCGTCCCCGACCTGATCCAGAAGGTGCTCAAGGGCCAGGACCCGCTGCACGTGCTGGGCGACGGCGAGCAGGTGCGCCACTACACCTACGGCGCCGACCTGGCGCGCGGCATCGTCGAGGCGATGGAGTCGCCGGCCGCCCGCAACGACGACTTCAACCTGTCCACGGCCGAGTCCACGACCGTCCGCGAGCTCGCCGCGATCATCTGGGCCAAGGTCAACGGCGACCGCCCCCTCACGCTCGAGCACGACCCCGCGTTCGAGCACGACGTGCAGCGACGCGTCCCCGACGTGTCGAAGGCGCGCGAGGTGCTGGGCTTCGAGGCCACCACGTCCCTCGACGAGATGCTCGACGTCGTGGTCCCGTGGGTGCGCCAGGCGATGGCCGACGGGATCATCTGA